A stretch of Eleutherodactylus coqui strain aEleCoq1 unplaced genomic scaffold, aEleCoq1.hap1 HAP1_SCAFFOLD_167, whole genome shotgun sequence DNA encodes these proteins:
- the LOC136605007 gene encoding autophagy-related protein 13-like isoform X2: MSTRAPEEPGAAYPSVEDSQDVCATSFSTSPPSQCVFTLSKAQCQTATPVVTDSHRVLTMGLTFPHQLYSSRLSYQPTVLGAASSDLGYPVALAAGVSATLPYQMMVPGKEGGLPNITAQPAHGTQADHDRAVLTSPSHVTGTTSSSEEADIPSGSSTAGRSSPNKSPHILFTRKVGAFVEKPSPQVSEHSFRGCPCGYLC; this comes from the exons ATGTCTACTCG GGCACCCGAGGAGCCAGGAGCTGCATACCCATCTGTGGAGGATTCCCAGGATGTCTGTGCCACATCCTTTTCTACATCCCCTCCATCACAG tgtgtgttcaCTCTCAGTAAGGCACAGTGTCAGACAGCCACTCCTGTGGTTACAGACTCCCACAGGGTCCTGACCATGGGACTGACCTTCCCTCACCAA CTGTACAGCTCTCGCCTTTCTTACCAGCCAACTGTCCTTGGAGCTGCATCCTCAGACCTGGGCTACCCTGTGGCCTTGGCTGCTGGAGTGAGCGCTACCCTTCCATACCAG ATGATGGTGCCAGGAAAGGAGGGTGGGTTGCCCAATATTACTGCCCAACCTGCACATGGTACTCAAGCAGATCATGACAGAGCGGTTTTGACTTCACCATCACATGTAACTGGCACTACCTCCAGCAG TGAGGAAGCAGACATCCCATCTGGGAGCAGCACTGCGGGGAGGAGCTCTCCCAATAAGTCTCCCCATATTCTTTTCACCCGTAAAGTTGGGGCTTTTGTGGAAAAACCTTCCCCTCAGGTGAGTGAACACAGCTTTAGAGGATGTCCGTGTGGATATCTGTGCTga
- the LOC136605007 gene encoding autophagy-related protein 13-like isoform X1: MSTRQYERTQPIMGIIIDHFVDRPFPSTSHMHPCNYGAPEEPGAAYPSVEDSQDVCATSFSTSPPSQCVFTLSKAQCQTATPVVTDSHRVLTMGLTFPHQLYSSRLSYQPTVLGAASSDLGYPVALAAGVSATLPYQMMVPGKEGGLPNITAQPAHGTQADHDRAVLTSPSHVTGTTSSSEEADIPSGSSTAGRSSPNKSPHILFTRKVGAFVEKPSPQVSEHSFRGCPCGYLC; this comes from the exons ATGTCTACTCG GCAGTATGAAAGGACCCAGCCCATCATGGGGATTATTATTGATCATTTTGTTGACCGACCTTTCCCCAGTACCTCACACATGCATCCCTGCAACTACGG GGCACCCGAGGAGCCAGGAGCTGCATACCCATCTGTGGAGGATTCCCAGGATGTCTGTGCCACATCCTTTTCTACATCCCCTCCATCACAG tgtgtgttcaCTCTCAGTAAGGCACAGTGTCAGACAGCCACTCCTGTGGTTACAGACTCCCACAGGGTCCTGACCATGGGACTGACCTTCCCTCACCAA CTGTACAGCTCTCGCCTTTCTTACCAGCCAACTGTCCTTGGAGCTGCATCCTCAGACCTGGGCTACCCTGTGGCCTTGGCTGCTGGAGTGAGCGCTACCCTTCCATACCAG ATGATGGTGCCAGGAAAGGAGGGTGGGTTGCCCAATATTACTGCCCAACCTGCACATGGTACTCAAGCAGATCATGACAGAGCGGTTTTGACTTCACCATCACATGTAACTGGCACTACCTCCAGCAG TGAGGAAGCAGACATCCCATCTGGGAGCAGCACTGCGGGGAGGAGCTCTCCCAATAAGTCTCCCCATATTCTTTTCACCCGTAAAGTTGGGGCTTTTGTGGAAAAACCTTCCCCTCAGGTGAGTGAACACAGCTTTAGAGGATGTCCGTGTGGATATCTGTGCTga